The DNA window TTTTGCCGCGAAATTCGCTGAACTCGTCGGGGTTGTCGTTCGAGCCGTCGTTGGTCGGGGCCTGGTAGTGGCGGGGCGCGGTGGGGTCGGCGGGGTGGCCGAAGTCGCCGTAGTGCGGGGTGCCATCGTGGGCGGCCGGTTCGGCGGCGGGTTGCGCATCGGTTGGGGCGGGCTGCGGAGTGTTTTCCATGAGTATAAGTAAGTCGGGTGAAGATGGGCGAACCACCCGGTCCGCACTACGCTGCAATGGTACGTAAGCTGCTCATAAAGTGGTGCTTTCAGCGGATACCGAATAGTTATCCAGCATCACCATTTTTTATTTGCCCCCCTTCAGCTGCCCCTGCACGAAGCTCAGGAAGCGCTGCGCCGGCCGGGCCAGCACCTGTCCCTGCACCGATACCGCCTCGAACTGCCGGGCCAAGTGCAGCCCGGCAATGGGCACGATTTCGAGCAGCCCGGCCGCCAGCTCGCGGTCCAGGGCCCGGCGCGACACGAAGCCCAGGGCGGTGGGCGCGGCTTCGAGGTAGCGCTTGATGGCCTCCGTATTGTCCAGGTAAATGGCCACGGGCAGGGCGCTGAGCTTGATGTGCTGCGCCCGCAGGGCAAATTCGAGGATTTCCAGCGTGCCCGAGCCCCGCTCGCGCAGCACCAGCGGGTGGGCCAGCGCCTCGGCCAGGGGCAGCGGGGCGGCGGGCGGGCCGCCGGGTGTGGCGCGGCGCACGGCCACCAGCTCGTCGGGCAGCAGCAGCTCGTAGTGCAGGTCGTGGCTCTTGGTGCGGCCCTCCACGAAGCCTAGGTCCAGCTCGCCGCGCAGCAGGGCCTCGGCAATGCGCTCGGAGTTGGCGTTCAGAAACGAGAGCTGCACCTGCGGGTAGCGGGCCTGGAAGGCGGGCAGCAGGCCCGGCAGCACGTACTGGGCCAGCGTGGTGCTGGCCCCCAGGCGCAGGCGGCCGGCGGCCTCGTCGGGGTCGCGCAGGGCCAGCAGCTGGTCCTCCAGCTGCTGCTGAGCGGCGGCGGCGGCATCGGCGTGGGCGTGCAGCAGGCGGCCGGCCTCGGTGAGGGTCACGCGGTTGCCGCGCCGCTCCAGCAGGCGCTGGCCGTACTGTGCTTCCAGCTCCCGGATGTGCTTGGTAACGGCCGGCTGGCTCACAAACAGCTCCTGGCCGGCCTTGGTCAGGCTCAGGTGCCGGGCCACAGCGGCAAATACGCGCAGACGGAAATCGGACATGGCGGCAAAGTACGCAGATGTGACATTTTGATATGGACAACTAAAGGTCGCGGGCGTAGACCGCCTGATTTGGGAAAAAATCAGCGGCACGCTCACAGCGCCCGGTGCTCACCGAGCGGCTGGCCACGTTGCGTGCCGGGGACACGGTGACTTTAGCCCGCCTGAACCGGCTGGGCCGCAACAGCACCCACATCATGTAGGTGGTGGCCGCTCTGCACGCCCGGCAGGTCCGCTTCGTCGCTCTGGACCTAGGCATCGATACGGCCACCCCGGCCGGGCGGGCGGTCTTGGGCCTCTTCGCCGCGCTGGCTGGGTATGGCCGCGAGAGTATCCATGAGCGGGCGACGGCGGGCATGCGACCACCCACGCAAGCAGGCCCTTGCAAACGGCTGGTGCAGAACGTAATCGTCTGTTGGAATTGCCTTTGTCCCAACCAGTAGCTGCTTCATGCCCCGGCGGCCGAGCGCTAGTCCGTGGCAGATTGATGTACTGCCAGCTCACGGGCGAGCTGGCAGCACATCAATCTGAACGGCGAGTTCGATTTCTCGGACGACGCCCTAAAAGATTCACTCCCCTTCGATTTGGAGGCCCTTTTTGCCTTCGACTGGGAGTCTCCTGCGGCCCCGCCCGTTTAACCTTTGTACCAAACTTTTAACCAAGGCCAACCTTGGCCAGCAGCTCGGGCAGGCGGCGCTGCCCGGCGGTGCGGCGGGAAGACATTTCTACTTCAATCCACTCGTCGAGGGTCCAGCGGTGCTCGACCAGATAGCGGGCGATGAGGCTCTTCTGGCTCTCGGCCGATTGGGCGCTCGTGGAGACGCGGACGTAGCCAAATAGCATGGGCAAAACGGGCAGGTTAGCGATAAGGTAAATGCGCTTCGTAAAGGTAC is part of the Hymenobacter sublimis genome and encodes:
- a CDS encoding LysR substrate-binding domain-containing protein, giving the protein MSDFRLRVFAAVARHLSLTKAGQELFVSQPAVTKHIRELEAQYGQRLLERRGNRVTLTEAGRLLHAHADAAAAAQQQLEDQLLALRDPDEAAGRLRLGASTTLAQYVLPGLLPAFQARYPQVQLSFLNANSERIAEALLRGELDLGFVEGRTKSHDLHYELLLPDELVAVRRATPGGPPAAPLPLAEALAHPLVLRERGSGTLEILEFALRAQHIKLSALPVAIYLDNTEAIKRYLEAAPTALGFVSRRALDRELAAGLLEIVPIAGLHLARQFEAVSVQGQVLARPAQRFLSFVQGQLKGGK
- a CDS encoding recombinase family protein, which produces MLFGYVRVSTSAQSAESQKSLIARYLVEHRWTLDEWIEVEMSSRRTAGQRRLPELLAKVGLG